A single region of the Candidatus Sungiibacteriota bacterium genome encodes:
- a CDS encoding PilT/PilU family type 4a pilus ATPase, whose translation MAKQNFEELLSAVVKSNASDLHITVGRHPTLRIDGTLTPLTKEEVITPEVAQGFIFSMLNEEQKERFLTEKELDFSYGFRDRARFRVNIFHQRNYMSASLRLISTKIRTTKELNLPPVIEEFSKYQQGFLLVVGPTGHGKSTTLAALIDLINRSRADHVITIEDPIEYLFPSEQSIIDQREVGFDTPSFTRALKSLFREDVDVAMIGEMRDAETMAAAVTAAETGHLILSTLHTNNAAQTIDRIIDTFSPTQQNQIRAQLASTLIGIVSQRLIPRLSGGLIPAVEVMIVNAAIRNLIRENKIHEIDLVIETSSDQGMISLNRSLVDLVRRGEVALESALNYSLNPGELQTLLKG comes from the coding sequence ATGGCCAAACAAAACTTTGAAGAACTATTATCAGCGGTGGTAAAAAGTAATGCCTCCGATCTCCATATAACAGTGGGGAGACACCCCACCCTCCGCATTGACGGCACCCTGACCCCCCTGACCAAAGAAGAAGTTATTACACCCGAAGTGGCGCAGGGTTTTATTTTTTCAATGCTAAATGAGGAACAAAAAGAAAGATTCCTAACGGAAAAAGAACTTGATTTTTCGTACGGCTTTCGAGACAGAGCCAGATTTAGAGTTAATATCTTCCACCAAAGAAATTACATGAGCGCGTCTCTGCGGCTTATATCCACCAAAATACGCACAACCAAGGAACTAAATCTGCCGCCCGTAATTGAAGAGTTTTCCAAATATCAGCAGGGGTTTTTACTCGTGGTGGGACCAACCGGACACGGCAAATCAACCACTCTGGCGGCACTTATTGATCTGATCAACCGCAGCCGCGCCGACCACGTAATCACTATTGAAGACCCTATTGAGTATTTGTTTCCTTCGGAACAATCAATTATTGACCAGCGTGAGGTGGGTTTTGACACACCCAGCTTCACCCGGGCCCTAAAATCTCTTTTCCGGGAAGATGTTGACGTGGCCATGATTGGTGAGATGCGGGATGCCGAAACCATGGCTGCCGCAGTAACAGCCGCGGAAACCGGACATCTTATTTTATCCACCCTCCATACTAACAATGCCGCCCAAACCATTGATCGCATTATTGACACTTTTTCTCCTACACAACAGAACCAAATACGCGCGCAGCTCGCCTCAACCCTTATTGGTATTGTTTCGCAGCGTCTTATCCCGCGGCTTTCCGGAGGGCTTATCCCCGCGGTTGAAGTAATGATAGTAAATGCGGCCATCCGTAACCTGATAAGAGAAAACAAGATCCACGAAATTGATTTGGTGATAGAAACAAGTTCTGATCAAGGAATGATCAGCCTAAACCGGTCTCTAGTGGATCTGGTGCGCAGAGGAGAGGTGGCGCTGGAAAGTGCCCTGAACTATTCTTTAAATCCGGGGGAACTACAGACTCTGCTAAAAGGATAA
- a CDS encoding prepilin peptidase, with protein sequence MGLFLFFVVGLVVGSFLNVVVRRGARAESLGGRSRCESCSKVLGAGELLPVISFLLQKGRCRHCGAALSWQYPAVELGTGFTFAALAWYLLPDVLNPKALILFGAVLIGTAAVIVILVSDINYRLIPDGAVLILFLLGMWRLWITSPNLLRDGVWALLIALFFAALWFASSGSWMGLGDAKLILGTSLLLGFPASPIAFLFSFWLGGIVGIFLLATRLTAFKDKIPFGPFIILGALLSYLFSQQFLFITGLDYFL encoded by the coding sequence GTGGGTCTGTTTTTGTTTTTTGTGGTCGGCCTTGTTGTTGGCAGTTTCTTAAACGTGGTGGTAAGAAGGGGCGCGCGGGCTGAATCTCTGGGGGGACGCTCACGTTGCGAATCATGCTCCAAAGTACTGGGCGCAGGAGAACTCCTACCCGTAATAAGTTTCTTATTACAAAAAGGGCGGTGCCGGCATTGCGGCGCCGCTCTTTCGTGGCAATATCCGGCCGTAGAACTTGGTACGGGATTTACTTTTGCTGCTCTGGCCTGGTATTTGCTTCCTGATGTATTAAATCCTAAAGCCCTAATTTTGTTTGGGGCAGTACTTATCGGGACTGCGGCAGTCATTGTTATACTGGTATCTGACATCAATTATCGCCTTATTCCTGACGGGGCCGTGCTCATATTGTTCCTTTTGGGTATGTGGCGCCTTTGGATAACAAGCCCCAATCTCTTAAGAGACGGTGTCTGGGCATTGCTTATTGCGTTGTTTTTTGCCGCACTTTGGTTTGCGTCTTCCGGCAGCTGGATGGGGTTGGGCGACGCCAAACTCATACTCGGAACTTCTTTGCTTCTTGGATTCCCGGCGTCACCGATCGCTTTCCTTTTTTCTTTTTGGCTGGGTGGGATTGTGGGAATTTTTCTTCTGGCAACGCGCCTTACCGCGTTCAAAGATAAAATTCCTTTTGGGCCGTTTATAATTTTAGGGGCACTTCTCTCTTATTTATTTTCTCAACAGTTTCTTTTTATTACCGGACTGGACTATTTTTTATGA
- a CDS encoding type II/IV secretion system protein, with the protein MKVEEGQLKAFILDSGLVPADKVKKAEEEAQKTGKTLREILLNKGYTKEDEIKRLEAYIMGIPFVDLTHETIDTAVLYVIPEPIARKNNVISYKKTGKDLEIAMLDPDDLQTVEFIRKKSGLRILPRLTTPESIQHALKQYQKTLEVEFGEIIKKETEALKVAQEGDAGEIEAEELKKLAEDLPVIKIVDTLIRHAILQNASDIHVEPAEKEVVARYRIDGVLHDAMTLPKQIAPGIVARIKVMANLKLDEHRLPQDGRFKIETDEYRFSFRVSVLPVFDGEKIVLRLLPETAKGYSLEELGFWGENLERIHRAIKRPTGIILATGPTGSGKTTTLYSILEILNIPGVNISTIEDPIEYRIPRINQTQVHPDIGLSFANGLRSLLRQDPNILMVGEIRDNETAGLAINAALTGHLVLSTLHTNSAAGALPRLLDMKVEPFLIASTVTAIISQRLVRRLCPEHEKYRLSAAQIASLKKDVNLDRILEVLKHEKIIDAKTTFEKIEWGRHKKTEECPDGYKGRIGIHEVLEMSESIKELVVKNATSDDIEKRGREEGMLTMLEEGFIRAAQRVTSIEEVLRVTSE; encoded by the coding sequence ATGAAGGTAGAGGAGGGACAACTGAAGGCCTTTATCCTTGATTCCGGCCTGGTGCCGGCTGACAAAGTGAAAAAGGCCGAGGAAGAAGCTCAAAAAACCGGAAAAACTCTCCGGGAAATTTTATTAAACAAGGGCTATACCAAAGAGGATGAGATTAAACGGCTTGAAGCCTATATTATGGGCATTCCTTTTGTGGACCTCACCCACGAAACTATTGATACTGCGGTTCTTTACGTTATTCCCGAACCCATTGCCCGTAAAAATAACGTCATTTCCTATAAAAAAACCGGAAAAGATCTGGAAATCGCCATGCTGGATCCGGACGACCTCCAGACTGTTGAGTTTATACGGAAAAAATCCGGCTTGAGAATTTTGCCGCGCCTGACAACCCCGGAGTCAATTCAACACGCCCTCAAACAGTATCAAAAAACTCTGGAAGTTGAATTTGGAGAAATTATTAAAAAAGAGACCGAGGCGCTAAAGGTTGCCCAAGAAGGAGATGCGGGCGAGATAGAAGCGGAAGAGCTGAAGAAACTGGCTGAAGATCTGCCGGTCATAAAAATCGTTGATACTTTAATTCGCCATGCGATTTTGCAGAATGCCTCCGATATCCACGTTGAGCCTGCGGAAAAAGAGGTTGTGGCGCGCTACCGGATTGACGGCGTTCTGCACGACGCCATGACCCTCCCTAAACAAATAGCGCCCGGAATTGTGGCGCGCATCAAAGTTATGGCCAATCTTAAACTGGACGAACACCGCCTGCCCCAAGACGGCAGATTTAAAATTGAGACAGACGAATACCGATTTTCTTTTAGAGTATCAGTCCTGCCGGTATTTGACGGCGAAAAAATCGTCTTGCGGCTTTTGCCCGAAACAGCCAAGGGTTATTCTCTGGAAGAACTTGGTTTCTGGGGAGAGAATCTGGAACGGATACATCGCGCCATCAAAAGGCCAACCGGCATTATTTTAGCTACCGGCCCAACCGGCTCCGGAAAAACAACTACTCTTTATTCTATTTTGGAAATCCTTAATATCCCCGGAGTAAACATCTCCACCATTGAGGACCCGATTGAATACCGCATACCGCGTATAAACCAAACGCAGGTTCATCCGGATATCGGATTATCTTTTGCTAACGGTCTGCGCTCGCTTTTGAGACAAGACCCAAATATTCTTATGGTGGGCGAAATTCGGGATAACGAAACTGCCGGTCTCGCCATAAATGCCGCGCTCACCGGACATCTTGTGTTATCAACCCTACATACCAACTCGGCAGCCGGAGCCCTGCCGCGGCTCCTGGACATGAAAGTGGAACCATTTTTAATTGCTTCCACTGTCACTGCTATTATTTCGCAACGTTTAGTACGGCGCCTTTGCCCGGAACATGAAAAATACCGCCTCTCGGCCGCCCAGATCGCCAGTCTTAAAAAAGACGTAAACTTGGATCGCATCCTTGAGGTTTTGAAACACGAAAAAATAATAGACGCCAAAACTACGTTTGAAAAAATTGAGTGGGGGAGACACAAAAAAACAGAAGAGTGTCCCGACGGTTACAAGGGACGAATTGGCATCCACGAAGTTCTGGAGATGTCCGAATCCATCAAAGAGCTGGTAGTAAAAAATGCCACCTCGGACGACATTGAAAAACGGGGTCGGGAAGAAGGAATGCTCACCATGCTGGAAGAGGGCTTTATCCGCGCGGCCCAAAGAGTTACCTCTATTGAAGAGGTGTTGAGGGTAACAAGTGAATAA
- the pilO gene encoding type 4a pilus biogenesis protein PilO, whose product MTRIFIIIILLIGTAVLGLFYLSPEWNELQKLRRETKDLADISGEFDTLIQNRDALVDQINTLSQNDLGRIDRALPEGPKASEFLVSIEALARKHGLVMRRIDIASVETKAATGGQPRPAGTPTTPPQSTGPITELPINLSLVGNYEAFKGFLVDLEKNLRIIDTGDISFSAAGGAFDFSIKTTTYYQ is encoded by the coding sequence ATGACACGTATTTTTATAATAATTATATTGCTCATTGGAACGGCGGTGCTTGGTTTATTTTATCTTAGCCCCGAGTGGAACGAGCTTCAGAAACTGCGCCGGGAAACAAAAGACTTGGCTGACATAAGCGGTGAATTTGATACGTTAATACAAAACCGCGACGCCTTGGTTGACCAAATTAATACCCTGTCTCAAAACGACCTCGGCCGTATTGACCGCGCGCTTCCGGAAGGACCAAAGGCTTCGGAGTTTTTAGTCTCCATTGAGGCCTTGGCCAGAAAACATGGACTGGTTATGAGACGCATTGATATTGCGAGCGTGGAAACAAAAGCGGCAACAGGGGGACAACCGCGTCCAGCCGGAACGCCAACCACGCCGCCACAAAGCACCGGCCCCATCACCGAACTTCCGATAAATTTAAGTCTGGTGGGAAACTATGAAGCTTTTAAGGGCTTTTTGGTTGACCTTGAAAAAAATCTTAGGATTATTGATACGGGAGATATTTCTTTTAGCGCAGCCGGAGGGGCTTTTGATTTTTCCATAAAAACAACAACTTATTACCAATAA
- a CDS encoding type II secretion system protein: protein MLKFFSFKERGGFTLIELLVVIAIIGVLASIVLASLNNARRKSRDARRITDLKQIQLALELYFDGQGSAYPAANTTCDATTNAYNLQALATNGYIPTVPRDPLSSGTTPVCYKYATPSSGNITTYHLGATLEDSANPAFNGDRDCTSSGTADCVSGITGYNNGFDGKTDGTNRVYDVIP, encoded by the coding sequence ATGTTAAAATTTTTCAGCTTTAAGGAGCGGGGCGGGTTTACCCTAATTGAACTTTTGGTAGTTATTGCCATTATCGGGGTGCTGGCCTCTATTGTGCTGGCGTCTTTAAATAATGCTAGGAGAAAATCGCGTGACGCGCGACGCATTACGGATCTAAAACAGATTCAACTGGCGCTTGAGCTTTACTTTGACGGGCAGGGAAGCGCCTATCCTGCGGCCAACACCACGTGTGACGCCACTACCAACGCCTATAATCTGCAGGCACTGGCCACCAACGGCTATATACCAACTGTTCCCCGCGACCCTCTTTCCAGCGGGACAACTCCTGTTTGCTACAAGTACGCAACTCCTTCCAGTGGCAATATCACCACCTATCATTTGGGTGCAACGCTTGAGGACAGCGCCAATCCGGCTTTCAACGGAGACAGAGACTGTACTTCCAGCGGCACTGCGGACTGTGTAAGCGGAATTACCGGATACAACAACGGTTTTGATGGAAAGACTGACGGGACTAACCGAGTTTATGACGTAATACCATAA
- a CDS encoding type II/IV secretion system protein, translated as MAKTITDILVTKNTLTLDEASLVKKDAKEKGVSVEDLLYQRGITEGDVAQAKSELTGYSVKTLGGVPIPLDVLRDIPEESARHYKMIPLGRREGYIEIGMLNPDDVTAQEALKFIAARINLPARIYIIIPSDFQSVLSEYRSLSGEVTKALGEFEKEYEELAAEVKIRRDEPAKIVEEAPVTKMVAVILRHAVEGRASDVHIEPSRKELRVRFRVDGTLHTSLMLPLDVHPAVISRIKVMSNLKIDETRVPQDGRFHAEIIGRDIDFRVSSFPTAFGEKVAIRILDPEAGIKTFPELGLSGRNLALLEENIKRPFGMILITGPTGSGKSTTLYAILQILNQEKSNIVSLEDPIEYFIPGVNQSQIKPEIGYDFATGLRHILRQDPDIIMVGEIRDKETAALAIHAALTGHLVLSTLHTNNAVGVIPRLIDMGVDPFLIPPTLILAAAQRLVRKLCPDSRKKIKLSGKIKDMVTRETEEAPAETREEIKKINASEIYQAETSPTCPKGTSGRTGIFEILSMTPELEKIILTSPSESKILEEAKRQGTSTMKQDGLVKVLKGIISLEDLLEVV; from the coding sequence ATGGCCAAAACCATTACCGATATTCTGGTTACTAAAAATACCCTCACTCTTGACGAGGCTTCTTTGGTGAAGAAAGACGCCAAAGAAAAGGGCGTATCAGTGGAGGACTTACTGTATCAACGTGGAATCACCGAAGGTGATGTTGCGCAAGCCAAAAGCGAGTTAACCGGGTATTCGGTAAAAACCTTGGGGGGCGTGCCTATACCCCTTGACGTTTTACGGGACATACCGGAAGAATCTGCCAGACACTATAAAATGATACCGCTGGGACGGCGCGAGGGATACATTGAGATCGGAATGCTAAACCCGGACGACGTAACTGCCCAAGAGGCGCTAAAGTTTATTGCCGCAAGGATAAATCTGCCAGCCCGGATTTATATTATAATTCCGTCCGACTTTCAAAGCGTGCTTTCCGAATACAGAAGTTTATCGGGGGAAGTTACCAAGGCCTTGGGTGAGTTTGAAAAAGAGTATGAAGAGCTGGCGGCCGAAGTTAAAATCAGACGCGACGAGCCCGCCAAAATTGTAGAGGAAGCTCCAGTAACAAAAATGGTGGCCGTCATTCTACGCCATGCCGTAGAGGGACGCGCCTCAGATGTACACATTGAACCAAGTCGTAAGGAGCTCCGGGTACGCTTCCGGGTAGATGGCACACTGCACACAAGTCTTATGCTGCCCTTGGATGTTCATCCGGCGGTTATCTCCAGAATAAAAGTCATGTCTAATCTAAAAATTGACGAGACCCGCGTACCGCAAGACGGCAGATTTCATGCGGAAATTATAGGTAGAGACATTGATTTTCGCGTCTCTTCTTTTCCCACCGCCTTCGGGGAAAAGGTGGCGATCCGGATTCTGGATCCGGAAGCCGGCATTAAAACCTTTCCGGAGCTTGGACTTTCCGGAAGAAATCTGGCCTTACTGGAAGAAAACATAAAACGGCCCTTTGGAATGATTTTAATTACAGGACCCACCGGATCAGGAAAATCCACTACCCTCTATGCCATTCTGCAAATTCTCAATCAGGAAAAGTCCAACATAGTGAGCCTTGAAGATCCGATCGAATACTTTATCCCCGGAGTAAATCAGTCCCAAATAAAACCGGAGATAGGATATGATTTTGCCACGGGACTTAGACACATATTAAGACAAGACCCCGACATTATCATGGTGGGCGAGATCCGTGATAAAGAAACAGCAGCTCTTGCCATACACGCCGCGCTAACCGGACATCTTGTGTTGTCAACTCTGCACACCAATAATGCCGTGGGTGTAATTCCCCGCCTAATTGATATGGGTGTCGACCCGTTTTTAATTCCTCCTACCCTGATTCTCGCCGCGGCCCAAAGGCTCGTACGAAAACTGTGTCCGGATTCCAGAAAAAAAATAAAACTTTCCGGTAAAATAAAGGACATGGTGACGCGCGAAACAGAAGAGGCGCCCGCCGAGACTAGAGAGGAAATAAAAAAAATAAATGCCTCCGAAATCTATCAGGCCGAAACCTCACCCACCTGTCCTAAGGGAACCAGCGGCCGCACCGGCATCTTTGAGATTTTATCCATGACGCCGGAGCTGGAAAAAATAATCCTAACCAGTCCTTCGGAGTCAAAAATACTGGAGGAGGCAAAACGTCAGGGAACGAGTACGATGAAACAAGACGGACTCGTAAAGGTCCTTAAGGGTATTATTAGTTTAGAGGATTTATTAGAAGTCGTATGA
- the pilM gene encoding type IV pilus assembly protein PilM, translated as MVEISFLKKLKLPTFSFKFLSSKPTRIVGIDIGVASAKVVQLRYEHERAILETYGELLSAGYLKNTDVAGGGGFLRYADVDIASLLKDIIRESGVTAKDAVFSVPAVSSFITTISFPRVTEKEINSAMPYEARKYVPIPVSEVVLDWDILEPNEERNAIEVLLVAVPRDVVEKYKRVAGIAGINPRALEVETFSMVRSLLGQDPTPIALINLGHQSTTLAIIDRGRVRVSHNIIRGSQELTKALERGMAISLERAESAKREIGISEKLEEREITSLIMPPLDSLFSEIERLMALYNRRAPRKIQRVNLTGGGSNLKGIVDYLSTKFGLEVTKGNPFARVVTPAFMQPILREIGPSFSVAVGLALHDITSK; from the coding sequence TTGGTTGAAATATCCTTTCTTAAAAAACTTAAACTCCCGACTTTTTCCTTTAAATTTCTCTCGTCCAAACCCACGAGGATTGTTGGTATTGATATTGGTGTGGCTTCGGCCAAGGTGGTACAATTAAGATACGAGCATGAACGTGCGATCTTGGAAACTTACGGAGAACTCCTTTCGGCTGGCTACCTTAAAAATACTGACGTTGCCGGAGGGGGCGGTTTTTTACGCTATGCTGACGTTGATATCGCTTCGCTCCTTAAAGACATAATCAGGGAATCCGGCGTTACCGCCAAGGATGCCGTATTTTCAGTTCCGGCGGTCTCAAGCTTCATTACCACCATTTCCTTCCCCCGCGTAACCGAAAAGGAAATTAACTCTGCCATGCCGTACGAAGCCAGAAAATACGTACCCATACCGGTTTCGGAGGTGGTGCTGGACTGGGATATTCTGGAACCGAACGAAGAGAGAAATGCCATAGAGGTTCTCTTGGTGGCTGTGCCGAGAGACGTTGTGGAAAAATATAAACGCGTAGCAGGAATTGCGGGGATTAATCCCCGGGCTCTGGAAGTAGAAACTTTTAGTATGGTCCGTTCTCTGCTGGGACAAGACCCAACTCCCATTGCGCTTATTAACCTCGGTCATCAATCAACCACCCTTGCTATTATTGATAGAGGTCGGGTACGCGTATCCCACAATATCATACGCGGGTCGCAGGAACTTACCAAGGCCCTAGAAAGAGGTATGGCCATATCGCTGGAGCGGGCCGAGTCAGCTAAAAGAGAAATTGGAATCTCGGAAAAGCTTGAAGAACGGGAAATTACATCTTTAATCATGCCCCCCCTTGATTCTCTTTTTTCCGAAATAGAACGGCTAATGGCACTTTATAACCGTAGGGCTCCGCGAAAAATACAAAGAGTCAACCTCACGGGCGGCGGCTCAAATCTGAAAGGGATAGTTGACTACCTAAGTACAAAGTTTGGACTGGAGGTAACTAAGGGGAACCCCTTTGCGCGCGTGGTCACACCGGCATTTATGCAGCCCATTTTACGAGAAATCGGCCCCAGCTTTTCCGTAGCAGTCGGGCTGGCGTTGCATGATATAACTTCCAAATAA
- a CDS encoding type II secretion system F family protein, translating into MATFEYQARTREGELRSGMIESSSQEAALDLLQQNNLLIISIKEKAKPTLLELRVPFVGRIKQKDVVVLSRQLATLFEARIPMIQALKTLIGETTKPALKEAVAEILDDVSGGLALSQAMTKHPHVFSSFYVNLVRSGEESGKLQEVFTYLADYLERSYYLTSKAKNSMIYPAFVLVAFMGVLVVMLVVVIPKLVSIFEETGQAVPFYTQVVITLSLLLRQWGLALVVLLVGGLIAVWRWGMTQPGKLFFHKLQISLPIIGELYRKLYMARFADNLQTLIVSGIPILRALSITGDVIGNLVYKKAMVEAIESVKAGSTISTAFEKTSEIPVLVTQMIRIGETSGRLEFILSSISKFYQREVDSTLENLVALIEPALIIFLGVGIGILVASVLVPLYNLVGTI; encoded by the coding sequence ATGGCAACTTTTGAATACCAAGCTCGAACCCGCGAAGGAGAACTTCGTTCCGGTATGATTGAGTCTTCTTCGCAGGAGGCTGCTTTGGATCTTCTGCAGCAAAATAACCTTCTCATCATATCCATAAAAGAAAAGGCAAAACCAACCCTGCTGGAACTTAGGGTGCCCTTTGTGGGCAGGATCAAACAAAAAGATGTAGTGGTATTGTCACGCCAACTCGCCACCCTTTTTGAGGCGAGAATCCCCATGATACAGGCGCTAAAAACCCTGATCGGAGAAACAACTAAACCGGCCCTAAAGGAGGCGGTGGCAGAAATACTTGATGACGTATCCGGGGGCTTGGCGCTTTCTCAGGCCATGACCAAACATCCCCACGTTTTTTCTTCTTTTTACGTAAATCTGGTGCGCTCCGGGGAAGAGTCCGGCAAGCTTCAAGAGGTATTCACTTATTTGGCCGACTATCTGGAGCGTTCTTACTACCTGACCAGCAAAGCTAAAAACTCCATGATTTACCCCGCCTTTGTGCTGGTAGCTTTTATGGGGGTGCTGGTAGTGATGCTGGTGGTGGTTATACCCAAACTGGTCAGCATATTTGAGGAAACCGGACAAGCTGTTCCTTTTTACACGCAAGTGGTAATTACGTTATCGCTTCTTTTAAGACAGTGGGGACTGGCCTTGGTGGTGCTTCTGGTTGGCGGGTTAATAGCAGTTTGGCGTTGGGGTATGACCCAGCCGGGAAAACTATTTTTTCATAAACTTCAAATTAGTCTTCCGATCATAGGCGAACTTTATCGGAAATTATACATGGCTCGTTTTGCGGACAACCTGCAAACTCTGATTGTGAGCGGAATTCCCATCTTACGAGCCTTATCCATAACCGGCGACGTTATTGGCAACCTGGTTTATAAAAAAGCGATGGTGGAAGCCATAGAGTCGGTAAAGGCCGGAAGTACTATTTCCACCGCCTTTGAAAAAACAAGTGAAATACCGGTACTCGTTACCCAAATGATAAGAATCGGGGAAACTTCGGGCAGACTGGAGTTTATTTTAAGCAGTATCTCTAAGTTTTATCAACGCGAGGTTGACTCGACCCTGGAAAATCTTGTCGCCCTGATTGAACCGGCTCTAATTATTTTTCTTGGCGTAGGAATTGGGATACTGGTGGCCTCGGTACTGGTACCACTCTATAATTTGGTGGGGACGATCTGA
- a CDS encoding response regulator, with translation MAKILFIEDESALQRAATKVLNEEGYSVLSALNGEDGLEMAKREKPDLILLDLILPKLDGFAVLEALKQDDTTKKIPVMILSNLEGGGDVEQALELGAKTYLVKANYRLEEVVEKIKQVLGNSQ, from the coding sequence ATGGCAAAAATATTATTTATTGAGGACGAGTCAGCCCTGCAACGCGCTGCTACCAAGGTTCTAAACGAAGAGGGATACAGCGTTCTTTCGGCATTAAACGGCGAGGACGGGCTGGAAATGGCCAAAAGAGAAAAACCGGATTTGATTTTGCTTGATCTTATCCTGCCTAAACTTGACGGTTTTGCGGTACTGGAAGCATTAAAGCAAGACGATACTACGAAAAAAATTCCGGTTATGATACTTTCTAATCTGGAAGGGGGAGGCGACGTGGAGCAGGCACTGGAACTCGGAGCAAAAACTTATCTTGTTAAAGCCAACTATCGGCTGGAAGAGGTTGTGGAGAAAATAAAGCAGGTTCTTGGAAATAGTCAGTAA
- a CDS encoding type II secretion system protein, protein MKTKNGFTIVELLVVIAIIGLLSSLVLVQIQSSRARARDAEREEEIKSLQNALALYIVNSHNFPVGSGPLTGSDQVSLELIAKEALNQVPLDPLNTDPAGDPDYRYLYNSADGGTYTLTYWLETNSVSGKSAGQHFAAP, encoded by the coding sequence ATGAAAACAAAAAATGGTTTCACTATTGTAGAATTATTGGTCGTAATCGCCATTATCGGATTATTGTCCTCTCTGGTTTTGGTGCAGATACAGTCGTCCCGGGCCCGCGCCCGAGACGCAGAACGCGAAGAAGAAATCAAGTCGCTGCAAAATGCTTTGGCGCTTTATATCGTTAATAGTCACAACTTTCCTGTTGGTTCCGGCCCCCTGACTGGTTCGGATCAGGTATCGCTGGAATTGATAGCCAAAGAAGCTCTAAATCAAGTGCCGCTTGATCCCTTAAACACCGATCCTGCCGGCGACCCGGATTATCGTTATTTATATAATTCAGCCGACGGCGGCACTTATACTTTAACTTACTGGCTTGAAACCAACAGCGTTTCCGGAAAGTCTGCCGGGCAACATTTTGCTGCGCCCTAA
- a CDS encoding ComF family protein, with protein MISYKMFKNWLLDLIFPAVCFGCGTGGSFLCPMCHNKLRWIPPTCFVCKKFIPARRRITAGRTCVSCQKKSSIYAFLSPFSYNDEAPRELIHSLKYNRVRSAAPVLVSLLLEYFDIYGIFLPKEAVIMPIPLYKSRERVRGFNQSGLIATQLAELYQAKLGTCSKLSLVQQVLRKIKKTKPQIELSADKRRRNVIGTFGVADPASIKQKVVLLLDDVKTTGATLEEAARVLKEAGAKRVWAITVAH; from the coding sequence ATGATTAGCTATAAAATGTTTAAAAATTGGCTTCTGGACTTGATTTTTCCGGCTGTTTGTTTTGGCTGCGGGACCGGCGGCTCTTTTTTATGTCCTATGTGTCACAACAAGCTTCGTTGGATTCCACCAACGTGTTTTGTATGCAAGAAGTTTATACCTGCGCGAAGAAGGATTACAGCTGGTCGCACCTGTGTTTCTTGTCAGAAAAAATCCAGTATATACGCGTTTTTGTCTCCATTTTCATACAACGATGAAGCTCCGCGAGAACTTATTCATAGTTTAAAATATAATCGCGTTCGGTCAGCTGCTCCGGTTTTAGTAAGTCTTTTACTTGAATATTTTGATATATACGGTATTTTCTTGCCAAAAGAAGCTGTGATTATGCCAATTCCTCTCTATAAAAGCCGTGAGCGGGTACGCGGCTTTAACCAGTCAGGGCTTATAGCCACGCAGCTGGCAGAATTGTACCAAGCTAAGCTTGGAACATGTTCCAAGCTTAGCTTGGTACAGCAGGTTTTAAGGAAAATTAAAAAAACCAAGCCTCAAATTGAGCTTTCGGCAGATAAAAGGCGCCGCAACGTAATTGGAACTTTTGGGGTAGCTGACCCCGCCTCAATAAAACAAAAAGTCGTCCTTTTGCTGGACGACGTAAAAACTACCGGAGCCACCCTGGAGGAAGCGGCCCGAGTGTTAAAAGAGGCCGGCGCCAAAAGAGTGTGGGCGATAACAGTGGCGCATTAG